From Lepus europaeus isolate LE1 chromosome 3, mLepTim1.pri, whole genome shotgun sequence, a single genomic window includes:
- the TMEM217 gene encoding transmembrane protein 217 codes for MGSSEYGNYAAGGFSAKPLRWCGMTAKMGSVLSGVFTIIATKMYLIFEEKHLGNGNCLKTGSQDSTDDAINEFIICHSWKIVFYLSALTVLVSVFLLYSVYVQLYRGLMTYVIWILFYETVNIIIQVLTNTDLSPTEVRVLRWFGLVSRAVMHCFWVFYVIAYAHIIYKTQSQGNILYYNRRISMGGGEAPRRKSKIISFIHHYKD; via the exons ATGGGCAGCAGTGAATATGGCAACTATGCTGCAG GAGGGTTCAGCGCGAAGCCGCTGCGCTGGTGCGGGATGACGGCCAAAATGGGCAGCGTGCTGTCGGGTGTCTTCACCATCATAGCCACCAAAATGTACCTCATCTTCGAAGAGAAGCACCTGGGGAACGGCAACTGCTTGAAGACCGGCTCCCAGGACAGCACGGACGACGCCATCAACGAGTTCATCATCTGCCACAGCTGGAAGATCGTCTTCTACCTGTCGGCCCTCACCGTCCTCGTGAGCGTCTTCCTGCTGTACTCCGTGTACGTCCAGCTCTACAGGGGCCTGATGACCTACGTCATCTGGATCCTCTTCTACGAGACGGTCAACATCATCATCCAAGTGCTCACCAACACCGACCTCAGCCCCACGGAGGTCAGAGTCTTGCGCTGGTTCGGCTTGGTGTCGCGCGCCGTCATGCACTGCTTCTGGGTGTTCTACGTCATCGCCTACGCGCACATCATCTACAAAACCCAGAGCCAGGGCAACATCCTTTACTACAACAGACGCATCTCCATGGGGGGCGGAGAGGCCCCGCGCCGCAAGTCCAAGATCATCAGCTTCATCCACCACTACAAGGActag